The genomic window ATCGCGGCCGGCCGCGGCTGGTCTTTCGAGCAAACCGGCTGGTCCGTACAGTTGCACACCATCGCCGATGCCGAGATCGCCGGTGAACTCTCTCGCCGTCTTACCGATCCGGCTACTTTCGGACCGATGCTCGATACCGAACGCTCTATTCTCGATGTGCTCAACCAAATGCCGAACGTGGCGGCGGAGCGCGACGGCGGCGTCGACCACGCTTACGAAAGTCCTGCTTTTCGCTATGTCGTCCGCACGCGCACCGTCGAAAACGTACGCCGCGTCGCCTGGGCTCGGGGAGCCGTGCGCCGCAACGACCTGGAATGGACCGTGCTCGAAGCCCGCCCGAGCAACGCCTCCTCCGCGATCGAAAGCCTCGGCGTGCTGCTGCCGAGTCCGCCTGCGACGAAGCGGATCGCTGCCAGGCTCGACCGGCATGGCGCCATCGCCTGCGAATTTCTTCGTAGCCCGGGCCGGCTCGCCGACCTCGTCGATTATTGGCGCGCTCACGACGTCGCCACGACGCCGAGCAGCACAGGCTCGCAAGGGGTCCAAGAGTTACAATGCCGGTTTCAAGGCCGATCGTTTCAGGTCGCGGCCCTCTCCGAATCACAAACTCTCGGCACCACGCTGATGATCGTCGCTTTAGATCCTCCTTCCGTCACTTCTTCCTCGGCTCTTCCGTCGGCACCATGAAAAAACTAACGCAGTTGATGATTCCTCTGGGGCTCGGCATCGCGGCGTTCGTGATGAACTGGATGGCGGTGCAGCCGCAACTCGGCCGCGAGTTCGTCGTCGCTTCCGGCGCGATCGAGATCGACCAACCGCTCAAGGAAGGAAACCTTTCGCGTTTCAAAATCGTCGGAGAAAATTTCGATCGCTTGAAACAGACGCTAGTGCCTTGGGAAGAGCGTGCCGCGTTGCTCGGCCTTCCGGTGCAGCGCCGGTTACAGGCGGGCGACGTTCTCTTCTGGCAAGACGTCCGCTATGTCGCCGCCGACTTCCTGACGGAGCCCGATGAGATTCCGCTGCACGTTTCGCTCGAAGGGGTCGACTATGAGCCCAACCTGCTGAAAGTCGGCAACCAAGTCGGGCTCATCGTGCCGTCGATGCCAGCGGCTTCGGCCGACGCGACGCCGAGCGCAGGCGCCACCTCGACCGGTCCGACGCAGTACGAAGAGCTCGGGCCGTTCCGAATCCTCAGCATCGGGCTGCGCACCGAAGCGGCACCGAACGAAGATGCCAAGTCGTCGGCCCAACGAGGAAACGTCCGCATTCTCACATTGGCGATGAAGACCGACGCCCCTCGCCCCGAGACGACGAGCCCGACCTCGCGCTCGCTACCTGCCGCGGCGCAAAAACTTTTATATGCCCAAAGCTTGCGACGCAGCGACGGCAAGGCGATCGTCGCGATGGTCTTATACCAAGACATCGCCAAGCTCCGCCGCCTCCGCGAAGCCGCCGCGACCACGGCAGCGCCGACCGGCACCGGTCCCGCTGGAACAACTCCCATCGGAACGGCGACGAAAAGCATTCCTGAAGAGCCGAAGAAGCCGTAGCGAAGAAGAACGAGTTACGAGAATCATTGCCGACGCGCAAGGTCGATCGAACACTATGCGAATTCGCTACAACCATCTCCTCGACAACAGCCCCCACGTTTACGACGTGCGCGGCAACTATCTGCGCATCGGGCGAGCGGCCGATAACGAGATCACGCTGAACAGCCCGTTCATTCCCGATCGGGCCGTGGAGATGGTCCGTGTCGCGGCGGGATGGGATTTGCTCGTGGTTTCCGGAACGTGCGTCATCGACGACCAAGACCTGCACGTCGGCGATCGGCGCACGCTGGCCGACGATTGCCGACTAGGGCTCGGTCCGTTTTCGTTGCAGTTGGAGTTTCCGCGCACGGCCCGACAGACCGACGAACAACGGCGCCGCGAGATCGACGATCGCCTGTCGGAGTTCGTCATGGCCGTACATCTTGAACTGCTGGAGCGGATGGACTTGAAAAGTCGCGGTGTCGGCGAGGTCGGACTCAACGACGAATTCCTCCTGACGATGGAGCGCAACATCGAAGAGATCGCGCGCCTGCGCGACATGTTGAAGCCGGAACACGACGCGCTCGTCATACAAACCGCCGGCCATGCCCTACGCAGCGAACTGCTCAACAGCCTGCTCGCGGCTGCGCAAACCGGGCCCGACGTCTTCTCCGGCGACCGCCATTGGAGCCGGATCGTCTCGACCGTGGCGGATCGCGAAAGGGAATTGGCCGAGACGAACGAACGGATCGCCAAGCGGCTGGAACTGAAAAGCCTCGCCGGCCTCACCGAGCGGCTCGACGCCGTCGATCGTAAATTCTGGACGATCTACGCCGCGCTCGTCGACGGCGTGCATCACGACTTTCGCGAGTATCTGGCGTTTCGTTATCTCAAGAAGCAGATCAAAGACATCGTCTTCGGCTACGGCCCGCTCGAAGACTTGCTACGCACGCCGACCGTCTCCGAGATCATGGTCGTCGATCGGGAGCATATCTATATCGAAAAAGGGGGCGTGCTCGAAAACTCGGGACGCCGCTTTACTTCCGACGAAGTGACGGCCGCGATCATCGACCGCATTGTTTCTCGCGTCGGTCGGCGCATCGATAAATCGCAGCCCCTCGTCGACGCGCGCTTGGCCGACGGCAGCCGTGTGAACGCCGTCATTCCGCCGCTCGCGGTCAGCGGCCCCTGCCTCACGATCCGCAAGTTTCCATCGCGCCGCATGCGCGTGGCCGATCTCGTCGCGAAGGGGAGCCTGACGCCGACGACGGCCGCATTCCTCAAGGCCGCCGTGTTGGCACGCGCCAACATTCTGATCGCCGGCGGCACGGGAAGCGGCAAAACGACGCTGCTCAATTGCCTAAGCGATTTCATCCCGGACAAAGAACGGATCGTCACGATCGAAGACACGGCCGAACTGCAACTGGCGAAAGAGCATGTCGTGCGGCTCGAAACGAAGGTGGCGAACGTCGAAGGGCGGGGCGAGTACACGATCCGCGACCTCGTGAAGAATTCGCTCCGCATGCGGCCCGATCGGATCGTGGTGGGGGAATGCCGGGCCGCGGAAGCGCTCGACATGCTGCAAGCGATGAACACCGGCCACGACGGCTCGATGACCACGATCCATGCGAACAACGCCTCGGACGTGGTGCTGCGCTTGGAAGTGCTCGTGCAGATGGCGGCCGACTTACCGATCCAATCCATTCACCGCCAGATCGCCTCGGCGATCGATCTGATCGTGCAGACGGCTCGCGTGCGCGACGGATCGCGGCGGATCACGCAGATCACGGAAGTCGTCGACTACGACGAACGGAACGGACGCATTCGCCTGAAAGACTTGTTCTTGCTGGAAACCAACGACGGCCGGATGCAACTCGCCGCGACCGGCTGCTTGCCGACGTTCATCGATCGACTGATCGAAACCGGCTTGCTCGACCTCAGCGCGTTCTATCTCGACGAACCCGATCCGGCGGCGCAACCATGACATCTTCGAGCCCTGCACTCTGGCTGTTTCTCTCATCCGTCACTTACGGCGCGGCGGCGTTCTTTCTCACGCGGCTCATCGAGCCGGCCTGGGATCGGATCACGTCGAGCTATATTCGCGACCTTCAGCCGATGCTCACGGCGCTAAACCTCGACGACGGCCGCATCCCGCAGCGCATGCGCTGGTGGGGGATCGCGATGGCGGTCGCGTTTCTGTTCGTCGCTCTCGGCCTCGGCATGTGGCCGGTCGCGTTCGTCGTGACTTACATGATCTACGCCGCCCCGCGCATCTATCTCCAAGCGTTGATCGCGAAGCGTTCGTTTCTGCTGCGCGATCAACTGGTCTCGGCAGTGACGGGCCTGGCGAACGCCACTCGAGCAGGGTTGTCGCTGGCTCAAGGGATCGATAACGTCGCCCAAGAAACTCCGGAGCCGTTGGCTGCGGAGCTGCATCGTATCGTGCGCGACTATCACGGCGGCCGGCCTTTGGCTCACGCGCTGAAAAGCGCGCGCGAGCGATTGCAACTCGACGGCTTCACGCTGTTCGCCTCGGCTCTGCTCGTAAGTCTCGAACGTGGGGGAAAGATCACCGAAGCGCTCGATCGGATCGGCCGGAGCTTGCAAGAGAACCAACGTCTCGAACGGAAACTTCAAGCGGAAACGGAAAGCGGTCGCAAGGTCGTGGTGATCTTAGCCTCGTTTCCGTTCGTCTTTCTCGGCTTGTTCTACTTCCTCAATCCCGAAGGGACGGGGCTCCTCTTCACGACGCTTGTCGGTCAGTTGGTGCTGCTGGTCGTGATCGCGATGGTGTATTTCGCCGTGCAATGGGCCCGACGAATTCTCGCCCTCGAAGTTTGACGAAAGACTAGGTTTATGGATCGGATTCAATGGTTACTTTGCGGCAGTGCGACGGCAGCCGGGGCCGTGGCGTTGTTCGCCTGGCTCGTGTTGCGCTTGGCGTGGCGGCCGCGCGTGCGCGAGGCGGCGGCTTGGGAATTCGAAGCCGCTCGTCGGCTCCGGCTGGCCGAGAAGAACTCGGCGTATCGCTGGTTCGAGCCGCTGGTCGACGAGTTGGCCGCGCGGGCACGTCGCGCACCGCAGAAGGTCGAAGAAATCGGTCGGAACCTGATCGCCGTCGATGAGCCTTTGCCGTGGAAGCCCGAAGAGTAT from Planctomycetia bacterium includes these protein-coding regions:
- a CDS encoding CpaF family protein, with amino-acid sequence MERNIEEIARLRDMLKPEHDALVIQTAGHALRSELLNSLLAAAQTGPDVFSGDRHWSRIVSTVADRERELAETNERIAKRLELKSLAGLTERLDAVDRKFWTIYAALVDGVHHDFREYLAFRYLKKQIKDIVFGYGPLEDLLRTPTVSEIMVVDREHIYIEKGGVLENSGRRFTSDEVTAAIIDRIVSRVGRRIDKSQPLVDARLADGSRVNAVIPPLAVSGPCLTIRKFPSRRMRVADLVAKGSLTPTTAAFLKAAVLARANILIAGGTGSGKTTLLNCLSDFIPDKERIVTIEDTAELQLAKEHVVRLETKVANVEGRGEYTIRDLVKNSLRMRPDRIVVGECRAAEALDMLQAMNTGHDGSMTTIHANNASDVVLRLEVLVQMAADLPIQSIHRQIASAIDLIVQTARVRDGSRRITQITEVVDYDERNGRIRLKDLFLLETNDGRMQLAATGCLPTFIDRLIETGLLDLSAFYLDEPDPAAQP
- a CDS encoding type II secretion system F family protein; translation: MTSSSPALWLFLSSVTYGAAAFFLTRLIEPAWDRITSSYIRDLQPMLTALNLDDGRIPQRMRWWGIAMAVAFLFVALGLGMWPVAFVVTYMIYAAPRIYLQALIAKRSFLLRDQLVSAVTGLANATRAGLSLAQGIDNVAQETPEPLAAELHRIVRDYHGGRPLAHALKSARERLQLDGFTLFASALLVSLERGGKITEALDRIGRSLQENQRLERKLQAETESGRKVVVILASFPFVFLGLFYFLNPEGTGLLFTTLVGQLVLLVVIAMVYFAVQWARRILALEV